CGCAGGCCAAAATCGGCATCAATCAAGGCCACCGTCCGCCCCAAACGCGTCAAAGCCATGCCCAGATTGGCCGTCGTTGTGGTTTTGCCAACGCCCCCTTTGCCAGAGGTAATGACGATCACCCGCCCCATCTACGTTGCCAACCTAACCGCTGGATTTGTCTATCAGAATACCCCCCCGAGGGCCGTTCTGCCAAAGTCTCGGGCCGGCTGTAAAAGAATTTCATCCCCCTGGACAACGGCCACTTCTGGGTAAACGGCGGATTGGGGGGGCAGCCGCGCTACTCGGTCGCCAATGCGGATTTGGGTCGCCGCCATTTCCAGGGCCATAATCAACCGGCGAGTATCCCCCTGGGCACCGGCATGGGCCACCCCCCGCAACCGCCCCCACACCAGAATGTCGCCATCGGCCACGATGTACCCCCCAGGATTGACATCGCCGACCACCACCACTGTACCGGGATGGCGGATCTCGACCCCTGACCGCACCGGTTGCACGACATACAGGGGGGGCGCAGCGGCTACCGCCGGCGTTGTTTCTAAGCTGGGTTGTTCCACGGAAAAACCGGCCATCGCTGCCGCCACCGCCGTCGAACGCACCAGGGAGCGCACGGTGGTCAACACCAGTTGTCGCTGCCGAAGTAAGGTTGCCAACCACTGCCACTGGTCGGTGGTGACCATCCGTTCCCCGGCCAGGACGCGCACCGGACTGTGGGGGGGCCACCAGGGATCGGTGAGTTGGAAGTAATGCTGCAACAACTCCTGGAGGTAGGGCCAGTCCGGCTCCGGGGGCAATAGCAAATCCAGCCCATCGGTTCCCGGTTGCACCAGAGGCAGGGTCATGGGGTCCCTATCCGCAGTCGCCGGGTGATGATGGTAATGCCCCCCTGGCGCACCAATACTGCCGATAACCATTGACTACCCGGCGTTGGGGGAGCCTGCCCCGTTTTGAACAGCCCGCCGGCGGAGAGCACCTCCAGTTTCAACCGGGGATGGTCCAGTAACTGGGTAGGCTGTACCGGCTCGGCCACCGCCGTTCCCAGCAATTGGTCGTCCTGGAGCGGTTCCTGCACAATCACGTCAAATTCATACTGCTGACCGGGCGCCACCACCTCTGGAAGATTCACCGTCACCCGGGGCGGTTCCTGGCCGGAGGTCAATTGGGTTTGTTCGCTGAGAATCTCCTGGCGCTGGATTTGCCCTTGCAGAACTGTCTGGCGGGTTTTCAGGACGCTGGTCAGGTCAAATCGGCGATTTTTCTGGGTCTCCGTCCCCCGCAAGGTCATTTGCACATCCACTACAAAGCCCTGGTCTCGGGGTTGCCAGTCCAGCAATTCAACCCGGTAAGTCAGGTTGGGAAAGCGCTGCCACAGGCGGGTCAGGGCCTTGGTCATCAAGTCCCGGTTGAGGCCATCCCCGTGGGTAAAATTGGGGCTGTACAGCTGTAAGACGGCGTCAGGGTTGCGCTGGTTGAGGGTCTCCTCCAGTCGCCGCACCAAGGCCTTTACCGGTTCCGGGGCCGTCTCCGGGGGGAGCGCCTGGGCTACACCGTTGCTGAGACACCCGAGCCACACCCCTACGGCCATCCATCTCGTGCATCGGCCCATGGCTATGCCTGCCCAAGTGGTCGCCCTTCATTTTAGCGATGAATCGGTACAATTTGTCATGTTGGGCGCAGGGAAGGCAGCCATGACGACAGGGGGGGCCTTGACAGTCACCAAGATGGCAGCGGATTGGAGCATCGAAGACAGCGAGGAACTCTATCGCATCCGGGGGTGGGGTGACCCCTATTTTTCCATCAACGCCGCCGGCCATGTGACGGTGTCGCCGATGGGGGAACGGGGCGGCTCCCTGGACCTGTTTGAACTGGTGCAA
The nucleotide sequence above comes from Gloeomargarita sp. SRBZ-1_bins_9. Encoded proteins:
- a CDS encoding septum site-determining protein MinC, whose product is MTLPLVQPGTDGLDLLLPPEPDWPYLQELLQHYFQLTDPWWPPHSPVRVLAGERMVTTDQWQWLATLLRQRQLVLTTVRSLVRSTAVAAAMAGFSVEQPSLETTPAVAAAPPLYVVQPVRSGVEIRHPGTVVVVGDVNPGGYIVADGDILVWGRLRGVAHAGAQGDTRRLIMALEMAATQIRIGDRVARLPPQSAVYPEVAVVQGDEILLQPARDFGRTALGGVF
- a CDS encoding nuclear transport factor 2 family protein, coding for MGRCTRWMAVGVWLGCLSNGVAQALPPETAPEPVKALVRRLEETLNQRNPDAVLQLYSPNFTHGDGLNRDLMTKALTRLWQRFPNLTYRVELLDWQPRDQGFVVDVQMTLRGTETQKNRRFDLTSVLKTRQTVLQGQIQRQEILSEQTQLTSGQEPPRVTVNLPEVVAPGQQYEFDVIVQEPLQDDQLLGTAVAEPVQPTQLLDHPRLKLEVLSAGGLFKTGQAPPTPGSQWLSAVLVRQGGITIITRRLRIGTP